The Roseococcus microcysteis genome contains a region encoding:
- a CDS encoding AbrB family transcriptional regulator produces MSIPPRLVPHLLTLAAALTGGTICHLLSVPLAWMIGAMAGTAALAWFRPVAVHPYARPGALIVLGLAFGQTFSGPVLGALLGAMPVILIAGLLSIAAGVAAVPIFTRLAGVDPRTGYFAAVPGGVIVMVVLAQRAGAPIAPVTLAQTIRVVIVVLAIPPLLTAFAPVGDATAFLAPRLPFDLGGLGLMLVVGLLAAFALRRTGIANPWMIGPCALAITAAAMGHLPSSVPTVLVDAAQVAMGATLGQRLTREFLLSSRRLLWASVMSAFALCVLCLALGAALGWASGLPVGAVMLGMAPGGMPEMGITAKTLELAVPLVLGFHLARTLMCNFLIGPVWTLTSRLGWK; encoded by the coding sequence GTGTCCATTCCTCCGCGCCTCGTCCCCCATCTGCTCACCCTGGCCGCCGCGCTCACGGGGGGCACCATCTGCCACCTGTTGTCGGTCCCGCTCGCCTGGATGATCGGGGCGATGGCGGGCACGGCGGCGCTGGCCTGGTTCCGGCCGGTGGCGGTGCACCCCTATGCGCGGCCCGGGGCGCTGATCGTGCTGGGGCTGGCCTTCGGGCAGACCTTCTCGGGCCCGGTGCTGGGGGCGCTGCTGGGGGCCATGCCCGTCATCCTCATCGCGGGGCTGCTGTCCATCGCGGCGGGCGTGGCGGCGGTGCCCATCTTCACGCGGCTGGCCGGGGTGGACCCGCGCACGGGCTATTTCGCGGCGGTGCCGGGCGGCGTCATCGTCATGGTGGTGCTGGCGCAGCGGGCGGGGGCGCCCATCGCGCCGGTGACGCTGGCGCAGACCATCCGCGTGGTGATCGTGGTGCTGGCCATCCCGCCGTTGCTGACGGCCTTCGCGCCGGTGGGCGACGCCACGGCCTTCCTGGCGCCGCGCCTGCCCTTCGATCTGGGCGGGCTCGGGCTGATGCTGGTGGTGGGCTTGCTGGCGGCCTTCGCGCTGCGACGCACCGGCATCGCGAATCCCTGGATGATCGGCCCCTGCGCGCTGGCCATCACGGCCGCCGCCATGGGCCATCTGCCTTCCTCGGTGCCCACGGTGCTGGTGGATGCGGCGCAGGTCGCGATGGGCGCCACGCTGGGGCAGAGGTTGACGCGGGAATTCCTGTTGTCGTCGCGCCGGCTGCTCTGGGCCTCGGTCATGTCCGCCTTCGCGCTCTGCGTGCTGTGCCTGGCGCTCGGCGCCGCGCTGGGCTGGGCCAGCGGCCTGCCGGTGGGTGCCGTGATGCTGGGCATGGCGCCGGGCGGCATGCCGGAGATGGGCATCACCGCCAAGACGCTGGAACTGGCCGTGCCGCTGGTGCTGGGCTTTCACCTGGCGCGGACGCTGATGTGCAACTTCCTCATCGGCCCGGTCTGGACGCTGACCAGCCGGCTGGGCTGGAAGTAG
- a CDS encoding flagellar hook-associated protein FlgK, whose amino-acid sequence MSLDLAFGIARSGLLTTQRSLAQVAQNLANASTEGYTRKAGDTISVSHNNSPMGVRMGPAQRSVDAALLAERHARAGEAAGATVRERLLSGVEAAHGQPGDGQSIGDRLGALRASVIGLRASPGEPGLQREFLQAAHDLALSFNDIAGAIGDARQQAQDGIQEEVARINAGLREVAQLTTAIQRDRVLGIATGDLEDKRDLALGRLSESLPLRTLPQSDGGLILVTKGGLGLPLDPDKDAFSTAPAALGPEAFFGAGGTLPGVMLGGVDVTRQLGGGRLGEYVALRDTTLPRYQAELDLAAGHLASRMEGQGLRLFTAPSGTVPDVTMAYSNPAAGLMGFANSIRVNPAVAADPTLLRDGTHAVADTPGGPTAFTPNPATGPAGFTLMLDRVLNHALGDTVRTGVAWAALPSGGLGPDGSLTSPFLPPRALEDYAAVVTGAHTADRAAATAARERAEGLRRGLDARFQRESGVDSDAEMAAMVQLQNAYAANARVMSTAQQMWDTLLNMVR is encoded by the coding sequence ATGAGCCTGGACCTCGCCTTCGGAATCGCCCGCAGCGGGCTGCTCACCACCCAGCGCAGCCTGGCGCAGGTGGCGCAGAACCTCGCGAACGCCTCCACCGAGGGCTATACGCGCAAGGCGGGCGACACCATCTCGGTCTCGCACAACAACTCGCCCATGGGTGTGCGCATGGGCCCCGCGCAGCGCAGCGTGGACGCGGCCCTGCTCGCCGAGCGCCATGCCCGCGCGGGTGAGGCCGCGGGGGCCACGGTGCGCGAACGCCTGCTCTCCGGCGTCGAGGCCGCGCATGGCCAGCCCGGGGACGGCCAGTCCATCGGCGACCGCCTGGGCGCGCTGCGCGCCAGCGTCATCGGCCTGCGCGCCAGCCCTGGCGAGCCTGGGCTGCAACGCGAATTCCTCCAGGCCGCGCATGATCTCGCGCTCAGCTTCAACGACATCGCCGGCGCCATCGGCGATGCGCGGCAGCAGGCGCAGGACGGCATCCAGGAGGAGGTGGCGCGCATCAACGCCGGTCTGCGCGAGGTGGCCCAGCTCACCACCGCCATCCAGCGGGACCGCGTGCTGGGCATCGCCACCGGTGACCTGGAGGACAAGCGCGACCTCGCCCTGGGGCGCCTCTCGGAAAGCCTGCCGCTGCGGACCCTGCCGCAATCCGATGGCGGGTTGATCCTCGTCACGAAGGGCGGCCTTGGCCTGCCGCTCGACCCCGACAAGGACGCCTTCTCCACCGCCCCGGCCGCGCTGGGGCCCGAGGCGTTCTTCGGCGCGGGCGGCACCCTGCCCGGCGTGATGCTGGGCGGCGTGGACGTGACGCGGCAATTGGGCGGCGGGCGGCTCGGCGAATATGTCGCGCTGCGCGACACCACCCTGCCGCGCTACCAGGCCGAGCTCGACCTCGCGGCCGGGCATCTGGCCAGCCGGATGGAGGGGCAGGGGCTGCGCCTCTTCACCGCGCCCTCCGGCACCGTGCCCGATGTCACCATGGCCTACAGCAACCCCGCCGCGGGGCTGATGGGCTTCGCCAACAGCATCCGCGTGAACCCCGCCGTGGCGGCCGACCCCACGCTGCTGCGCGACGGCACCCATGCGGTGGCCGATACGCCGGGCGGCCCCACCGCCTTCACACCCAACCCCGCCACCGGCCCCGCGGGCTTCACCCTGATGCTGGACCGCGTGCTGAACCACGCGCTGGGCGATACGGTGCGCACGGGCGTGGCCTGGGCGGCGCTGCCCTCGGGCGGGCTGGGGCCGGATGGCAGCCTCACCTCGCCCTTCCTGCCGCCGCGCGCGCTGGAGGACTACGCCGCCGTCGTCACCGGCGCCCACACCGCCGACCGCGCGGCCGCCACCGCGGCGCGGGAACGCGCGGAGGGGCTGCGGCGCGGCCTCGACGCCCGCTTCCAGCGGGAATCCGGCGTGGATTCCGATGCCGAGATGGCCGCCATGGTGCAGTTGCAGAACGCCTATGCCGCGAACGCCCGCGTGATGAGCACGGCCCAGCAGATGTGGGACACGCTGCTCAACATGGTGCGCTGA
- a CDS encoding flagellin produces the protein MSLEITGRLAAETARLRTQMEILTRQTASGQRSSRLGDLAPDVPRAVSLRAQSGRLDAYDRVLTQSIGRTEVMQASLSRLTEIARDFRSTALPRLYTRDPVALEAVKVQARNALTEMAHLLNVRHAGEYLFSGSDIGRPPIPDPEGLATGQMAQDVAAAVATLGAAGAASVLNDTRTAAQSNVAGVSPFSDFLQDEAALAPADREARRAAPAADGQFVAYGIFADRNAVSVSSGETTGSWARDLMRNLMSLAALDPAQMDDLPNYTDLLAGLRDGFAAAEQALTEEAGGLGQVTARLEDTQRRQRTTMDLLRGQIADIEEVDLASTLERLQATRTALEASYRAIGSLSELTLARFLR, from the coding sequence TTGAGCCTTGAGATCACCGGCCGCCTGGCCGCCGAGACCGCCCGGCTGCGCACGCAGATGGAAATCCTGACGCGGCAGACCGCGTCGGGGCAACGCTCCTCCCGCCTGGGCGACCTGGCGCCGGACGTGCCGCGCGCCGTGTCGCTACGCGCGCAGTCCGGGCGGCTCGACGCCTATGACCGTGTGCTGACGCAATCCATCGGCCGCACCGAGGTGATGCAGGCCTCGCTCAGCCGCCTCACCGAGATCGCGCGGGATTTCCGCAGCACCGCCCTGCCGCGTCTCTACACGCGCGACCCGGTGGCGCTGGAGGCGGTGAAGGTGCAGGCGCGCAACGCGCTGACCGAGATGGCGCATCTGCTGAACGTGCGTCATGCGGGGGAATATCTCTTCTCCGGCTCCGACATCGGCCGCCCGCCCATTCCCGATCCGGAAGGGCTGGCCACCGGGCAGATGGCGCAGGATGTGGCGGCGGCCGTGGCCACACTGGGCGCGGCGGGGGCGGCCAGCGTGCTGAATGACACGCGCACCGCCGCGCAGAGCAATGTGGCGGGCGTCTCGCCCTTCTCCGACTTCCTGCAGGACGAGGCCGCCCTCGCGCCCGCCGACCGGGAGGCGCGCCGCGCGGCACCCGCCGCCGACGGGCAGTTCGTGGCCTATGGCATCTTCGCCGACCGCAACGCCGTCAGCGTCAGTTCGGGCGAGACGACGGGAAGCTGGGCGCGCGACCTGATGCGCAACCTGATGAGCCTCGCCGCCCTCGATCCCGCCCAGATGGACGACCTGCCCAACTACACCGACCTGCTGGCCGGGCTGCGCGACGGCTTCGCCGCCGCCGAACAGGCGCTGACCGAGGAGGCGGGCGGCCTCGGCCAGGTGACCGCGCGGCTGGAGGACACGCAGCGCCGCCAGCGCACCACGATGGACCTGCTGCGCGGCCAGATCGCCGATATCGAGGAGGTGGACCTGGCCAGCACACTGGAACGCCTGCAGGCCACGCGCACCGCGCTGGAGGCGAGCTACCGCGCCATCGGCTCGCTGTCCGAACTCACGCTTGCGCGCTTCCTGCGATGA
- a CDS encoding exopolysaccharide biosynthesis protein, giving the protein MEAGHPLDPLPEAHPSAPISRIVREVAAQFPGARITLGEMAEAFGERAFGLLILLLCLPALLPGMASVFGIPMLILGAQMGLGLKVPKLPRFIARQSIKREDLLRLADVTSGPLKRVERFVRPRPGVFLSNWGDRMVGWLTVISAVMLILPGPGTNAPPAFGTIIMSLGVVEQDSRVVGIGVVLATLGNLFAAAVLLVLAWMAIQALGWVF; this is encoded by the coding sequence GTGGAAGCGGGTCACCCCCTCGACCCGCTGCCGGAGGCGCATCCCTCCGCCCCCATCTCGCGCATCGTGCGCGAGGTGGCGGCGCAATTTCCCGGCGCGCGCATCACGCTCGGCGAAATGGCCGAGGCCTTCGGTGAGCGCGCCTTCGGCCTGTTGATCCTGCTGCTGTGCCTGCCCGCGCTGCTGCCGGGCATGGCCTCGGTCTTCGGCATTCCCATGCTGATCCTGGGCGCGCAGATGGGGCTGGGGCTGAAGGTGCCCAAGCTGCCGCGCTTCATCGCGCGGCAATCCATCAAGCGCGAGGACCTGCTGCGCCTGGCCGACGTGACCTCCGGCCCGCTGAAGCGGGTGGAGCGCTTCGTGCGCCCGCGGCCTGGTGTCTTCCTGTCGAATTGGGGTGACCGGATGGTGGGCTGGCTCACGGTCATCTCGGCCGTGATGCTCATCCTGCCCGGGCCGGGCACCAATGCCCCGCCCGCCTTCGGCACCATCATCATGTCGCTCGGCGTGGTCGAGCAGGACAGCCGGGTGGTGGGCATCGGCGTGGTGCTGGCCACGCTGGGCAACCTCTTCGCCGCGGCCGTGCTGCTGGTGCTGGCCTGGATGGCGATCCAGGCGCTGGGCTGGGTGTTCTAG
- a CDS encoding amino acid ABC transporter permease: protein MSSTAALAPPRPLIPLPGGHSMRGVLWQAGLAIAVILIGWSLYNNMLANMAARGLQFGFGFLNRSAGIPIGEHLIPYTPADTYQRALTVGLLNTLRVAVIGVVLATVLGILLGLARLSSNPLLRGLTGGYIEVIRNTPLVLQLVFWHAIVLQLPSVRQALNPLPGLYLSQRGLKTPALMADTALFWAAVAVGVALLAWWLLLRRERARQEATGERRATWAPGLALLFGLPILAGYVIGAPSVEWPVLAGFNFRGGLTLSPEFFALLLGLVIYTAAFIAEIVRAGIQSVQRGQWEAARALGLAPGRIMRLVILPQALRVIIPPLTSQYLNLTKNSSLAVVIGYPDLVSVANTSINQTGQAVEVIAIFMAVYLIISLVTSLLMNLYNRAVALKER, encoded by the coding sequence ATGAGCAGCACCGCCGCCCTGGCCCCGCCCCGGCCCCTCATTCCCCTGCCCGGCGGCCATTCGATGCGCGGGGTGCTGTGGCAGGCGGGGCTGGCCATCGCCGTCATCCTCATCGGCTGGTCGCTCTACAACAACATGCTGGCCAACATGGCCGCGCGCGGCCTGCAATTCGGCTTCGGCTTCCTGAACCGCAGCGCCGGCATCCCCATCGGCGAGCACCTCATCCCCTACACCCCGGCCGACACCTACCAGCGCGCGCTGACGGTGGGGCTGCTGAACACGCTGCGCGTGGCGGTGATCGGCGTGGTGCTGGCCACGGTGCTGGGCATCCTGCTCGGCCTCGCGCGGCTGTCCTCCAACCCGCTGCTGCGCGGGCTGACGGGCGGCTATATCGAGGTGATCCGCAACACGCCGCTGGTGCTGCAGCTGGTGTTCTGGCACGCCATCGTGCTCCAGCTTCCCTCGGTGCGGCAGGCGCTGAACCCGCTGCCGGGCCTCTATCTCTCGCAGCGCGGCCTCAAGACGCCGGCGCTGATGGCCGACACGGCGCTGTTCTGGGCCGCCGTCGCGGTGGGCGTGGCGCTGCTGGCCTGGTGGCTGCTGCTGCGGCGCGAACGCGCGCGGCAGGAAGCGACCGGCGAGCGCCGCGCCACCTGGGCGCCGGGCCTCGCGCTGCTGTTCGGCCTGCCCATCCTGGCGGGCTACGTCATCGGCGCACCCAGTGTGGAATGGCCGGTGCTGGCGGGCTTCAATTTCCGCGGCGGGCTGACCCTCTCGCCCGAATTCTTCGCGCTGCTGCTGGGCCTCGTGATCTACACGGCGGCCTTCATCGCCGAGATCGTGCGGGCGGGCATCCAGTCCGTGCAGCGCGGGCAGTGGGAGGCGGCCCGCGCGTTGGGCCTCGCGCCCGGGCGCATCATGCGCCTCGTCATCCTGCCGCAGGCGCTGCGCGTCATCATTCCGCCGCTGACCAGCCAATACCTGAACCTGACGAAGAACTCCTCGCTGGCCGTCGTCATCGGCTATCCGGATCTGGTGTCGGTGGCCAACACCTCCATCAACCAGACGGGCCAAGCGGTGGAGGTGATCGCGATCTTCATGGCGGTCTATCTCATCATCTCGCTCGTCACCTCGCTGCTGATGAACCTCTACAACCGCGCCGTCGCGCTGAAGGAGCGGTGA
- a CDS encoding enoyl-CoA hydratase produces the protein MSDMVFAEGKILARAQDGVGTVVFNQPEKRNAMSIAMWDGMAAALDAFEADDAIRCVVLEGAGGKAFVSGADISQFEKNRSDADAQRQYNAKTSHGRKKLAEFGKPVIAKIQGFCMGGGLGIAMSCDMRIAGTGSEFGIPAARLGIAYGFDMVKNLVSLVGPAQAHFILMTGGRLPAEEAERLGLINKLHPAESLDAEVAKITSQIARNAPLSLKANKRTVRAVLADAADRDMAAIAAAADACFDSADYREGRRAFMEKRTPVFTGA, from the coding sequence ATGTCGGATATGGTGTTCGCGGAGGGCAAGATCCTCGCCCGCGCGCAGGACGGTGTGGGCACGGTGGTCTTCAACCAGCCCGAGAAGCGCAATGCCATGAGCATCGCGATGTGGGACGGCATGGCGGCCGCGCTCGACGCCTTCGAGGCGGATGACGCCATCCGCTGCGTCGTGCTGGAAGGCGCGGGCGGCAAGGCCTTCGTCTCGGGCGCGGACATCAGCCAGTTCGAGAAGAACCGCTCGGACGCCGACGCGCAGCGGCAGTACAACGCCAAGACCAGCCATGGCCGCAAGAAGCTGGCCGAGTTCGGCAAGCCCGTGATCGCGAAGATCCAGGGCTTCTGCATGGGCGGCGGCCTCGGCATCGCCATGTCCTGCGACATGCGGATCGCGGGCACGGGCAGCGAGTTCGGCATCCCGGCCGCCCGCCTCGGCATCGCCTATGGCTTCGACATGGTGAAGAACCTGGTCTCGCTGGTCGGTCCCGCGCAGGCGCATTTCATCCTGATGACGGGCGGGCGGCTGCCGGCCGAGGAGGCCGAGCGCCTGGGCCTCATCAACAAGCTGCACCCGGCCGAGAGCCTGGATGCGGAGGTGGCGAAGATCACGTCGCAGATCGCGCGCAACGCGCCGCTCTCGCTCAAGGCGAACAAGCGCACGGTGCGCGCCGTGCTGGCCGATGCGGCGGACCGTGACATGGCGGCCATCGCCGCCGCCGCCGATGCCTGCTTCGACAGCGCCGACTACCGCGAAGGCCGCCGCGCCTTCATGGAGAAGCGCACGCCGGTCTTCACCGGCGCCTGA
- a CDS encoding DUF1217 domain-containing protein: protein MSDAGSAITAFRRFQKQFEETRALERIAKDPMQTRALDQFRRAIDRAPDIQTALRDPRVLQVVTVAMGIPDGAQQAGLAMRALTSDPTDPKSLVNRLADKRWKAAAEALRLDERGLDALRDPEIQARLTDGLRRARWRDELEESQPGLGDALLFRERAAKGAASAFAVLGDPVLRRVVLGAVGLPKSIAVQSVETQARALEARLKLDSLNDPKVVQRLAERYLISRASESAGAFGAPSAGTSNALALLGLPPGGLRV, encoded by the coding sequence ATGTCGGACGCGGGCAGCGCCATCACCGCCTTCCGTCGCTTCCAGAAGCAGTTCGAGGAAACGCGCGCGCTGGAACGCATCGCGAAGGACCCGATGCAGACCCGCGCGCTGGACCAGTTTCGCCGCGCCATTGACCGCGCGCCGGACATCCAGACGGCCCTGCGGGACCCGCGCGTGCTGCAGGTGGTGACGGTGGCCATGGGCATTCCCGACGGCGCGCAGCAGGCGGGGCTGGCCATGCGCGCCCTGACCTCCGACCCGACGGACCCGAAATCCCTGGTCAACCGCCTGGCCGACAAGCGCTGGAAGGCGGCGGCGGAAGCCTTGCGCCTCGATGAACGCGGCCTCGATGCGCTGCGCGACCCCGAGATCCAGGCGCGCCTGACCGACGGTCTGCGTCGCGCGCGCTGGCGGGATGAGCTGGAGGAAAGCCAGCCGGGCCTGGGCGATGCGCTGCTGTTCCGCGAGAGGGCGGCCAAAGGGGCCGCAAGCGCCTTCGCCGTGCTGGGCGACCCGGTGCTGCGCCGTGTGGTGCTGGGGGCGGTGGGCCTGCCGAAATCCATCGCCGTGCAGTCGGTGGAGACGCAGGCGCGCGCGCTGGAGGCGCGGTTGAAGCTCGACTCGCTGAACGACCCGAAGGTGGTTCAGCGGCTTGCGGAACGCTACTTGATCAGCCGGGCGTCGGAATCGGCTGGCGCCTTCGGCGCGCCCTCGGCCGGCACGTCCAATGCGCTGGCGCTGCTGGGGCTGCCGCCGGGCGGGCTGCGGGTCTGA
- a CDS encoding flagellar biosynthesis repressor FlbT, which produces MSTLVLELRQGDLMVVNGAPIRFRNRTRIELAAKARFLFGKQIMAPDAANTPARRIYFALQTAYIGADEERGPGLAAARDLIRDFMEATTSPTVREMLDRAREAAEGDDCYSALRIARRVMRHEEEVLGIPPLPSPRRDPLPNPAPG; this is translated from the coding sequence ATGTCCACGCTCGTTCTGGAGTTGCGGCAGGGTGATCTGATGGTGGTGAACGGGGCGCCCATCCGCTTCCGCAACCGCACGCGGATCGAGCTCGCCGCCAAGGCGCGCTTTCTCTTCGGCAAGCAGATCATGGCGCCCGATGCGGCCAACACGCCGGCGCGGCGCATCTACTTCGCCTTGCAGACGGCCTATATCGGTGCCGATGAGGAGCGTGGGCCCGGCCTCGCCGCCGCGCGCGACCTGATCCGTGACTTCATGGAGGCCACCACCTCGCCCACCGTGCGCGAGATGCTCGACCGCGCGCGGGAGGCCGCCGAGGGCGATGACTGCTATTCCGCGCTGCGCATCGCGCGCCGGGTGATGCGCCATGAGGAGGAGGTGCTGGGTATTCCGCCGCTGCCCTCCCCCCGTCGCGACCCGCTTCCCAACCCGGCGCCGGGCTGA
- a CDS encoding amino acid ABC transporter permease: protein MSTTTAPALPTLAERARDFAKACFTGPLNIAISLACIALLAWVIPPMFRWAVLDATWSGTAAECRAAGGACWAFVREKFWFSIFGLYPFEERWRPATMMVILVTLVIASTIRRFWTRWLLLAWAVAAVAMWTLMRGGVFGLPFVETRQWGGLAITGIIAVYGLALGYPLAILLALGRRSELPLVRWFCTAIIECVRGVPLISLLFMAAIMLPLFMPQGVTVDRLVRVLFAYTLFTAAYMAEVVRGGLQAMPRGQYEAADALGLSYWKKMRLIILPQALTITIPAQVNTFIGLFKDTTLVVVIGVFDFFTTLRASLGDPNWLGFPTEAYVYAAAVYFVLCFAMSKYSQRLERDFTPAGR from the coding sequence ATGTCCACCACCACAGCCCCCGCCCTGCCCACCCTCGCCGAACGCGCGCGCGACTTCGCGAAGGCCTGCTTCACCGGGCCGCTCAACATCGCCATCAGCCTGGCCTGCATCGCGCTGCTGGCCTGGGTCATCCCGCCCATGTTCCGCTGGGCGGTGCTGGACGCCACCTGGTCGGGCACGGCGGCGGAATGCCGCGCGGCGGGCGGCGCCTGCTGGGCCTTCGTGCGGGAGAAATTCTGGTTCTCCATCTTCGGCCTCTACCCCTTCGAGGAGCGCTGGCGGCCGGCGACCATGATGGTGATCCTGGTCACGCTCGTCATCGCCTCCACCATCCGCCGCTTCTGGACGCGCTGGCTGCTGCTGGCCTGGGCGGTGGCGGCGGTGGCGATGTGGACGCTGATGCGCGGCGGCGTCTTCGGCCTGCCCTTCGTCGAGACGCGGCAATGGGGCGGCCTCGCCATCACGGGCATCATCGCGGTCTATGGGCTGGCGCTGGGCTATCCGCTCGCCATCCTGCTGGCGCTGGGGCGGCGCAGCGAATTGCCGCTGGTGCGCTGGTTCTGCACCGCCATCATCGAGTGCGTGCGCGGCGTGCCGCTGATCTCGCTGCTGTTCATGGCGGCCATCATGCTGCCGCTGTTCATGCCGCAGGGCGTGACGGTGGACCGGCTGGTGCGGGTGCTCTTCGCCTACACCCTGTTCACCGCGGCCTACATGGCCGAGGTGGTGCGCGGCGGGCTGCAGGCCATGCCGCGCGGGCAGTATGAGGCGGCGGATGCGCTGGGCCTGTCCTACTGGAAGAAGATGCGCCTCATCATCCTGCCGCAGGCGCTGACCATCACCATCCCCGCGCAGGTGAACACCTTCATCGGCCTGTTCAAGGACACGACGCTGGTGGTGGTGATCGGCGTGTTCGACTTCTTCACGACGCTGCGCGCCTCGCTGGGCGACCCCAACTGGCTGGGCTTCCCGACCGAGGCCTATGTCTACGCGGCGGCCGTCTACTTCGTGCTGTGCTTCGCCATGTCGAAATACAGCCAGCGGCTGGAGCGGGATTTCACGCCGGCGGGGAGGTGA
- a CDS encoding CaiB/BaiF CoA transferase family protein — MPDDSRHSSAASAEAAGAALPLAGLRVLDLTLARAGPTCVRHLADWGAEIIRVEPPGASDALGGARDGFDFTNLHRNKRGLVLDLKHPDGHAAFLKLAETADIVVENMRMQVKHRLKIDYDTLSARNPRLIYASISGFGQTGPYSTRGGVDQIAQGMGGLMTITGEKGRGPMRVGIPINDLTAGNLLALAIMMALYEREKTGRGRYVSTSLLEAQVFMLDFQATRFLQKGEVAGQAGNDHPVNTPMGVFPSADKPINIAASSPKLWEVFCRVAGREDWLDKPEWKTAEGRTKDRPALNAAIAEVTRQQPSEYWILKLEEAGIPCGPINDIREVFEDPQVQHLGMVWQIPHAKLGQAGVVRTPINIQGHTPGIRRGVPGLGEHSDEILAEAGLGAEEIAKLRANKVIGG, encoded by the coding sequence ATGCCGGATGACAGCCGCCACAGCAGCGCCGCCAGCGCGGAGGCCGCCGGTGCCGCCCTTCCGCTCGCGGGGCTGCGCGTCCTGGACCTGACGCTGGCCCGCGCCGGCCCCACCTGCGTGCGGCATCTGGCCGATTGGGGCGCGGAGATCATCCGCGTGGAACCGCCCGGCGCCAGTGACGCGCTGGGCGGCGCACGCGACGGGTTCGACTTCACGAATTTGCACCGCAACAAGCGCGGCCTCGTCCTCGACCTGAAGCACCCCGATGGCCACGCGGCCTTCCTCAAGCTGGCCGAGACCGCGGATATCGTGGTCGAGAACATGCGGATGCAGGTGAAGCACCGCCTGAAGATCGATTACGACACGCTCTCCGCCCGCAACCCGCGCCTGATCTACGCCAGCATCTCGGGCTTCGGGCAGACCGGCCCCTATTCGACGCGCGGCGGCGTGGACCAGATCGCGCAGGGGATGGGCGGGCTGATGACCATCACCGGCGAGAAGGGGCGCGGCCCCATGCGCGTCGGCATCCCCATCAACGATTTGACGGCGGGCAATCTGCTGGCGCTGGCCATCATGATGGCGCTCTACGAACGCGAGAAGACCGGGCGCGGCCGCTATGTCTCGACCTCGCTGCTGGAGGCGCAGGTCTTCATGCTGGACTTCCAGGCCACACGCTTCCTGCAGAAGGGCGAGGTCGCGGGCCAGGCGGGCAATGACCACCCGGTGAACACGCCCATGGGCGTGTTCCCCAGCGCCGACAAGCCCATCAACATCGCCGCCTCCTCGCCCAAGCTGTGGGAGGTGTTCTGCCGCGTCGCCGGCCGCGAGGACTGGCTCGACAAGCCCGAATGGAAGACCGCCGAGGGCCGCACCAAGGACCGCCCGGCGCTGAACGCCGCCATCGCGGAGGTGACGCGCCAGCAGCCCAGCGAATACTGGATCCTGAAGCTGGAGGAGGCCGGCATCCCCTGCGGCCCCATCAACGACATCCGCGAGGTGTTCGAGGACCCGCAGGTGCAGCATCTCGGCATGGTCTGGCAGATCCCGCACGCGAAGCTCGGCCAGGCGGGGGTGGTGCGCACGCCCATCAACATCCAGGGCCACACGCCCGGCATCCGCCGCGGCGTGCCGGGGCTGGGCGAACATTCGGACGAAATCCTGGCGGAAGCCGGGCTCGGCGCGGAGGAGATCGCGAAGCTCCGCGCGAACAAGGTCATTGGAGGCTAG